A window of the Roseovarius sp. S88 genome harbors these coding sequences:
- a CDS encoding Crp/Fnr family transcriptional regulator, producing the protein MMNIKASPLTQKLSAFVALSETELAVLERLHQRRKSFSAGRDLVHQGQSEQAAYILAAGWVVSYKIQADGTRQIVDFQIPGDFLGLRSVLLHTSDHGIEPIVEIEAAEVLGSDLLQAFAETPRLATAILWAVSRDEAMVVEHLVGLGRRDADARMAHFLLELGVRLSLVGMGSRQGYACPLTQYHLADALGLSAIHVNRVLRKLREGGLVTFQSGLVTFDDYEGLVALADFDPAYLDQSRPLLP; encoded by the coding sequence ATGATGAACATCAAAGCCAGTCCACTCACCCAAAAGCTCTCCGCGTTTGTTGCACTGTCGGAGACTGAGCTGGCCGTTCTTGAGCGTTTGCACCAACGGAGGAAATCTTTCTCTGCTGGGCGCGACTTGGTTCACCAGGGCCAATCCGAACAGGCAGCATACATCCTGGCGGCGGGCTGGGTCGTTTCTTACAAGATACAGGCTGACGGGACGCGGCAGATCGTTGATTTCCAGATACCGGGGGATTTTCTGGGGCTGCGCAGCGTGCTTTTGCACACGTCCGATCATGGGATTGAGCCAATCGTCGAGATCGAAGCTGCGGAAGTCCTGGGGAGCGATCTTCTGCAAGCCTTTGCAGAGACACCCCGGCTGGCTACGGCCATTCTCTGGGCCGTGTCGCGGGATGAGGCGATGGTTGTCGAGCATCTGGTTGGGTTGGGGCGGCGCGATGCGGATGCACGCATGGCGCATTTCCTGCTGGAGCTTGGCGTGAGACTGTCCCTCGTCGGTATGGGAAGTCGGCAAGGCTATGCCTGCCCGCTCACGCAGTATCATCTGGCTGATGCGTTGGGGTTAAGCGCCATCCACGTTAACCGCGTCCTTCGCAAGCTCCGCGAAGGCGGGCTCGTCACGTTTCAGAGCGGGCTTGTTACGTTCGATGACTACGAGGGACTGGTTGCATTGGCGGATTTCGATCCGGCTTATCTCGATCAGTCACGACCTCTTTTGCCGTGA
- a CDS encoding cold-shock protein: protein MANGTVKWFNATKGFGFIAPDTGGKDVFLHISALEKSGMTTLKDDQKVTFDVEAGRDGRESATNIALA from the coding sequence ATGGCCAATGGCACAGTGAAATGGTTCAACGCCACCAAAGGCTTCGGCTTCATTGCACCTGACACAGGAGGCAAGGATGTGTTCTTGCACATCTCCGCCCTCGAGAAGTCGGGGATGACTACTTTGAAAGACGATCAAAAGGTGACCTTCGATGTCGAGGCCGGCCGCGACGGCCGCGAAAGCGCAACCAACATCGCGCTTGCCTGA
- a CDS encoding fatty acid desaturase: protein MRKPSKTTQPERDALEWTRLMARYRTPNTARSLLELFVTVTPFVAIWAVAWWMLSVSTVLAVILALGNAAFLVRLFMIQHDCGHGSLFRSRSACDWLGRAIGVVTLTPYDVWRETHSIHHATTGNLDRRGIGDLPTMTVREYREKGWIGQSLYRLVRNPVFLFGVVPFYTFFIQNRLPVGLMRSGWHYWLSALATNAAIAAVLATLVWFGGWHVLVFVFLPTMFLAAMTGMWLFYIQHQFEETSWQRDEDWNIHEAALEGSSHYALPGILRWITGNIGVHHVHHLASRIPFYRLPEVLRDHDALANVRRLTFRDSLRCAMLALWDEKGRRLVSFAEARRLTP from the coding sequence ATGAGAAAGCCATCCAAAACGACCCAACCGGAACGAGACGCCCTGGAATGGACGCGCCTTATGGCGCGATACCGCACACCGAACACGGCCCGAAGCCTTTTAGAGCTGTTTGTCACGGTTACGCCGTTTGTCGCGATTTGGGCAGTGGCCTGGTGGATGCTGTCGGTCAGCACCGTGCTGGCCGTCATTTTGGCATTGGGAAACGCGGCCTTCCTGGTCCGTCTTTTCATGATCCAGCACGATTGTGGCCACGGGTCCTTGTTTCGCAGTCGGAGCGCGTGCGACTGGTTGGGACGTGCAATAGGCGTGGTGACGCTGACGCCCTATGATGTCTGGCGCGAAACCCACTCGATCCACCATGCGACAACCGGCAATCTGGACCGTCGGGGCATTGGCGATCTGCCGACGATGACTGTCAGAGAATATCGGGAAAAGGGGTGGATCGGCCAGAGCTTGTACCGCCTTGTCCGCAATCCGGTCTTCCTGTTCGGGGTCGTGCCATTTTATACCTTCTTCATCCAGAACCGGCTGCCGGTCGGTTTGATGCGATCAGGCTGGCACTATTGGCTGAGCGCGCTCGCGACAAATGCAGCTATCGCCGCTGTCCTGGCAACGCTCGTCTGGTTCGGCGGTTGGCATGTACTGGTGTTCGTGTTTCTTCCGACGATGTTTCTCGCGGCGATGACCGGCATGTGGCTCTTTTACATTCAGCACCAATTCGAGGAAACCAGCTGGCAACGCGACGAGGATTGGAACATTCATGAAGCAGCGCTGGAGGGTAGTTCACACTATGCGCTGCCCGGCATTCTGCGCTGGATCACCGGGAATATCGGCGTCCACCACGTTCATCACCTGGCGAGCCGAATCCCATTCTACCGTCTTCCCGAAGTCCTGCGCGACCATGACGCTCTCGCCAATGTCCGGCGTCTCACCTTCCGTGACAGCCTGCGCTGCGCAATGCTGGCGCTTTGGGATGAAAAGGGCCGACGGCTGGTCTCCTTCGCCGAAGCACGGCGGCTGACCCCGTAA
- a CDS encoding tyrosine-type recombinase/integrase: MPRVQLPAVTPKRKAWNKGRIVGQKRPLLPKQVWAIRARLELANNLRDLALFNVAIDSKLRGCDLVRLSVVDLVKEDRLRERVSVIQSKTKRPVRFELTENTRETVLAWVKSPEMLACSFMFPSRFHDRPHISTRQYGRLVHYWVSSIGLEPSGYGTHSLRRTKAAEIYRKTGNLRAVQLLLGHIKVDSTVRYLGVELEDALSIAESIDL; this comes from the coding sequence ATGCCTCGAGTCCAACTTCCTGCTGTCACCCCGAAACGTAAAGCCTGGAACAAGGGGCGGATCGTCGGCCAGAAGCGACCGTTGCTACCAAAACAGGTTTGGGCCATCCGAGCGCGACTGGAACTGGCGAACAACCTTCGCGATCTGGCGCTCTTTAACGTTGCCATCGACAGCAAGCTACGTGGATGTGATCTGGTCAGGCTCTCTGTGGTCGATCTGGTCAAAGAAGATCGCCTCCGAGAACGTGTTTCGGTCATTCAGAGCAAAACCAAGCGGCCCGTTCGGTTTGAACTGACGGAAAACACAAGGGAAACTGTCCTGGCTTGGGTCAAGTCACCCGAGATGTTGGCTTGCTCGTTCATGTTTCCCAGCCGCTTCCACGATCGACCGCATATTTCAACCCGTCAATATGGCCGGTTGGTACACTATTGGGTGTCGTCAATTGGTCTGGAACCAAGCGGATACGGAACACATTCGCTTCGCCGAACCAAAGCTGCTGAGATCTACCGGAAAACAGGTAACCTGCGCGCGGTTCAGCTCTTGCTAGGACATATAAAGGTCGACAGCACAGTGCGCTACTTGGGAGTTGAACTCGAAGATGCGCTGAGTATCGCCGAAAGTATTGACCTTTAG
- a CDS encoding alpha/beta hydrolase has protein sequence MTRVLNAGRKEPLSGTTRSVVVFLHGYGANGADLLGLADPLGEHLPDTLFVAPDAPETIPGAPFGFQWAPIPWIDGSSEEAAETAFRASAADVNAFLDALMVDEDVLPEQVVLFGFSQGTMMALHVAPRREDAVAGIVAFSGRLLQPDLLADEVVSRPPVLLVHGDADDVVPPQSLPEAAEALQGAGWTDVYAHVMKGTGHGIAPDGLSVALAFMRDKLGL, from the coding sequence ATGACACGCGTATTGAATGCTGGCCGCAAAGAGCCTTTGTCGGGCACCACCCGGTCTGTCGTGGTGTTCCTGCATGGCTATGGCGCCAATGGGGCCGATCTTTTGGGGCTGGCCGATCCATTGGGCGAACATCTGCCCGATACGCTGTTTGTCGCACCGGACGCCCCCGAAACGATCCCCGGCGCGCCCTTTGGATTTCAATGGGCGCCGATCCCATGGATTGATGGCTCCAGTGAAGAGGCGGCGGAAACGGCGTTTCGGGCCTCTGCGGCAGATGTGAACGCTTTTCTCGATGCGCTGATGGTTGACGAGGATGTGTTGCCCGAGCAGGTGGTGCTTTTTGGCTTTTCCCAGGGCACGATGATGGCCCTGCACGTGGCCCCGCGGCGCGAAGATGCCGTGGCAGGGATCGTGGCCTTCTCTGGTCGCCTGTTGCAGCCTGATCTGCTCGCTGATGAAGTGGTCAGCCGTCCGCCTGTGCTTTTGGTGCATGGCGATGCAGATGATGTGGTGCCGCCGCAATCCTTGCCGGAGGCCGCCGAGGCGTTGCAGGGCGCTGGGTGGACCGATGTCTATGCGCATGTGATGAAAGGCACCGGCCACGGGATTGCGCCAGATGGGCTTTCCGTCGCACTGGCCTTTATGCGCGACAAGCTGGGGCTTTGA
- a CDS encoding LuxR C-terminal-related transcriptional regulator: MDQTRSELQDLSDLIGVVYESALELKQWQQLLMTLNQKFKGFMGAVYTQEGEKFIGMYNPDGFNTASQEVYDKHTVDGKVHGIKDDQNDHRRELLKRIDPQIGDVYYSREIFTDEEFRSSTSYKTVLEPAGIGHWVSLKFAQSGVREAVFIFFENEKSPDTPDPEALKQVFELISPHVVRATRIARALRMAKEASETFQGFLDAIALPMLVTDREARLVFSNAAGQRLLERGALFRTDASGRLTLSDAHNTSAVYRQIAGIERNDVPTGLRLDESDGPVSLCIAPFHPSMADVGEADKDLFDARRLYAVFVGSQGDEPVNTGLLRDVFELTEREAEICSAVVAGQSPSDIAAATGRAEKTIRNQIQAIYEKVGVNSAQSLNEALSVFKTVGAIFNVEDKHMFELRS; this comes from the coding sequence ATGGATCAGACGCGGTCTGAGCTTCAGGATCTGAGTGATCTGATTGGCGTGGTCTATGAGTCCGCCCTTGAGCTGAAGCAATGGCAGCAGCTGTTGATGACGCTCAACCAAAAATTCAAAGGTTTCATGGGCGCGGTTTACACGCAGGAAGGCGAGAAGTTCATCGGCATGTACAATCCCGATGGGTTCAACACCGCGTCGCAAGAGGTCTATGACAAGCACACGGTCGATGGCAAAGTGCATGGCATCAAGGATGACCAGAACGATCATCGGCGGGAGCTGTTGAAGCGCATCGATCCGCAGATTGGGGATGTCTACTACTCGCGAGAGATATTTACTGACGAAGAATTCCGGTCCTCAACTTCGTACAAGACCGTATTGGAACCTGCCGGGATTGGGCATTGGGTGTCACTCAAATTTGCCCAAAGCGGTGTGCGCGAGGCGGTGTTTATCTTTTTCGAGAACGAAAAAAGCCCCGATACGCCCGACCCGGAGGCGCTGAAGCAGGTGTTTGAGCTGATTTCACCGCATGTGGTGCGGGCCACCCGTATCGCGCGGGCCTTACGCATGGCCAAGGAAGCGTCCGAGACCTTCCAGGGCTTTCTGGATGCCATTGCCCTGCCGATGCTGGTCACGGACCGCGAGGCGCGGCTGGTTTTTTCCAATGCGGCCGGTCAGCGACTTTTGGAGCGTGGTGCACTTTTTCGCACGGATGCCTCAGGTCGGTTAACCTTGAGCGATGCGCACAACACCAGCGCCGTCTATCGCCAGATTGCCGGTATTGAACGCAACGATGTGCCCACAGGTCTGCGTCTTGACGAAAGCGACGGGCCTGTGTCGCTTTGCATTGCGCCGTTTCACCCGTCGATGGCCGATGTCGGGGAGGCGGACAAGGATCTCTTTGATGCGCGCAGGCTATATGCGGTTTTTGTCGGCAGTCAGGGCGATGAGCCGGTGAACACCGGGTTGTTGCGGGATGTCTTTGAGCTGACTGAGCGGGAGGCCGAGATTTGCAGCGCTGTGGTCGCGGGGCAAAGCCCGTCGGATATCGCCGCCGCGACAGGGCGCGCCGAAAAAACCATCCGTAACCAAATTCAGGCGATCTATGAGAAAGTCGGCGTGAACTCAGCGCAATCGCTCAACGAAGCGCTCTCGGTGTTCAAAACGGTTGGGGCGATCTTCAACGTGGAAGACAAACATATGTTTGAGCTTCGCAGTTAA
- a CDS encoding NAD(P)-dependent oxidoreductase, producing the protein MAKLAFLGMGVMGYPMAGHLQAAGHEVCVYNRTFAKAEAWAAQHGGMAAKTPREAAAGAEFVMACVGNDDDLRSVCTGDDGAFAGMSKGAIFVDHTTVSDTVTHELYSVAKDHGLNFVDAPISGGQAGAENAQLGIMCGGDQDAYDAAEPIMNVYAKLCKRIGESGAGQVTKMCNQIAIAGLVQGLSEALHFAEKAGLDGRSVVEVISQGAAGSWQMSNRYETMLDDHFEHGFAVDWMRKDLDICLTSADKNGASLPVTALVDQFYKDVQKMGGGRWDTSSLFKRLRKMD; encoded by the coding sequence ATGGCAAAGCTGGCATTTTTGGGCATGGGTGTAATGGGATACCCGATGGCAGGGCATCTGCAGGCCGCTGGTCATGAGGTATGCGTCTACAACCGAACCTTTGCCAAGGCCGAGGCTTGGGCCGCCCAACATGGCGGAATGGCCGCCAAAACGCCACGCGAGGCCGCGGCAGGTGCAGAGTTTGTCATGGCCTGTGTGGGCAATGACGATGATTTGCGCAGCGTCTGCACGGGCGACGATGGCGCGTTTGCAGGCATGTCCAAGGGGGCGATTTTTGTCGATCACACCACTGTTTCGGACACGGTCACACATGAGCTCTATTCCGTTGCCAAAGATCACGGCCTCAACTTTGTCGACGCGCCTATTTCAGGCGGTCAGGCGGGCGCGGAAAACGCCCAGCTTGGCATCATGTGCGGCGGCGATCAGGACGCCTACGACGCAGCAGAGCCAATCATGAATGTCTACGCCAAGCTCTGCAAACGCATTGGCGAGAGCGGCGCAGGTCAGGTCACCAAGATGTGCAACCAGATTGCGATTGCCGGGCTGGTTCAAGGCCTGTCAGAGGCCCTGCATTTTGCGGAAAAAGCCGGGCTTGATGGGCGTTCGGTGGTCGAGGTGATCAGCCAGGGCGCAGCAGGAAGCTGGCAGATGTCCAACCGCTACGAGACCATGCTTGACGATCACTTTGAACACGGCTTTGCCGTCGACTGGATGCGCAAGGATCTTGATATCTGCCTCACCAGCGCCGACAAAAACGGCGCCTCGCTGCCCGTCACAGCGCTTGTCGATCAGTTCTACAAGGACGTGCAGAAAATGGGCGGTGGTCGTTGGGATACCTCGAGTCTGTTTAAGCGCCTGCGCAAAATGGATTAA
- a CDS encoding penicillin acylase family protein: protein MAQVFVWLIRIAGGMILLGVAAVLISYYLLSRSLPDYQKTLATDGVAQSMDIVRDNSNVPHVFGQQDTDTFFGLGYAHAQDRLWQMVMLRRTAQGRLSEVLGVRTVEIDKLMRRFDLYALAKTSVAAQDSQTQAALAAYARGVNARLTEINTFALGRGAPELFFINSPISPWQPADSLAILKLLSVQLSSHLEEEVLYARSSLALNNAARLNDIMPLAPGNGIAALPDYASLFPQGQSFAQATGTGIPDHPLSPFQKRAHAGASNVWAAAPKRSAAGATLLANDPHLGFTAPAMWYLARLELETGGVIGGTIPGIPIVMTGRSDTLGWGITSSYLDDQDLYVEKLNPENPQEYLTPDGYQPFRTESSIIRIKDTTPVTMTLRWTENGPVLPGSHYNLVEVTPAGHVASLAWTALSDRDTTMSAGYALMRAQSVREALAAGELYVAPSQNLTVVDRNMIAMKTVGAMPRRNAAHESQGRMPSRGWIEENRWQGINAYSANPEFVAPAGGLLGNTNNKTVDRPFPQHVSHVWGDTQRVLRWRRLMQTRQVHTRDSFIEAQLDTVSFTARSLLPLIGKDLWFTGEAAPDGTPERQRQRALDLLQRWNGEMNEHLPEPLIYAAWLRALQERLIEDDMGPLAEEFTHPDPVFIERVYRDIDGASAWCDVRQSTITETCTDIARLALDDALVWIDERYGTALESLRWGDAHQATHDHQVLGEIPVLRYFVNIRQSTSGGDNTLLRGRTAGEGADPFHNVHGAAYRGVYDFADPDSSVFIISTGQSGHFLSRHYDDLSQLWRRGEYIPMSLDADLARAASVGVTRFLPAK, encoded by the coding sequence ATGGCGCAAGTCTTTGTGTGGCTGATCCGGATCGCCGGAGGGATGATCCTTCTGGGCGTGGCGGCTGTGCTGATCAGCTATTATCTGCTGTCGCGTTCACTGCCGGATTATCAGAAAACACTGGCCACGGATGGTGTGGCGCAGTCGATGGATATCGTGCGCGACAATTCCAATGTACCGCACGTTTTCGGGCAACAGGACACGGACACGTTTTTTGGACTGGGCTATGCCCATGCGCAGGACCGGTTGTGGCAGATGGTGATGCTGCGCCGCACTGCGCAGGGGCGGTTATCAGAAGTGCTGGGTGTGCGCACGGTTGAGATCGACAAGCTGATGCGCCGGTTTGACCTTTATGCCTTGGCCAAGACATCCGTTGCCGCGCAGGACAGCCAGACACAGGCCGCACTGGCCGCCTATGCCAGAGGTGTGAATGCGCGGTTGACCGAGATCAACACTTTTGCCCTGGGGCGCGGCGCGCCGGAACTTTTCTTTATCAACTCACCCATTTCACCCTGGCAGCCTGCAGATTCTCTGGCCATTCTGAAACTTCTGTCGGTGCAGCTGTCCTCGCATCTAGAAGAAGAAGTGCTTTATGCGCGCAGTTCGCTGGCGCTGAACAACGCCGCGCGACTGAACGACATCATGCCGTTGGCACCGGGCAATGGCATCGCGGCGCTGCCGGACTATGCGTCGCTGTTCCCACAGGGGCAAAGTTTTGCGCAAGCTACGGGAACAGGCATTCCAGACCATCCCTTGTCGCCGTTCCAAAAGCGCGCACATGCAGGAGCCTCCAATGTCTGGGCAGCAGCGCCAAAACGCTCTGCGGCTGGCGCGACGCTACTGGCCAACGATCCGCATCTCGGCTTTACCGCTCCGGCGATGTGGTATCTGGCCCGGCTTGAGCTTGAGACCGGCGGGGTTATTGGCGGCACAATTCCTGGCATTCCGATTGTCATGACGGGGCGGTCGGATACGCTGGGCTGGGGGATTACGTCGTCCTATCTGGATGATCAGGATCTTTATGTCGAAAAACTCAACCCCGAGAACCCGCAGGAATACCTGACCCCGGACGGGTATCAGCCATTTCGCACAGAAAGCTCGATTATTCGCATCAAGGACACTACACCCGTCACGATGACCTTGCGCTGGACCGAAAATGGCCCGGTCCTCCCCGGCTCGCACTACAACCTCGTCGAAGTGACACCTGCTGGTCATGTCGCCTCGCTGGCCTGGACGGCGTTGTCGGATCGCGACACCACCATGAGCGCGGGCTATGCTTTGATGCGCGCGCAATCGGTGCGCGAGGCGCTGGCGGCAGGAGAGCTATACGTGGCCCCGTCGCAGAACCTGACTGTCGTGGATCGCAACATGATTGCGATGAAGACCGTGGGGGCGATGCCACGCCGCAATGCTGCCCACGAAAGCCAGGGGCGTATGCCCAGCCGGGGATGGATCGAAGAGAACCGCTGGCAGGGGATAAATGCCTACTCGGCCAATCCAGAGTTTGTGGCCCCCGCAGGCGGGTTGCTTGGCAATACCAATAACAAGACCGTGGACCGGCCTTTCCCACAGCATGTCAGCCATGTCTGGGGCGACACACAGCGGGTGCTGCGTTGGCGGCGGTTGATGCAGACGCGGCAGGTGCATACGCGAGACAGTTTTATCGAGGCACAGCTTGATACGGTGAGTTTCACCGCGCGGTCACTTCTACCCCTCATCGGTAAGGACCTGTGGTTCACTGGCGAGGCTGCTCCCGACGGTACGCCTGAACGGCAACGCCAACGCGCTTTGGACCTGTTGCAACGCTGGAACGGTGAGATGAACGAGCATCTGCCGGAACCGCTGATTTATGCTGCCTGGTTACGCGCGCTTCAGGAGCGGCTCATCGAGGATGACATGGGGCCGCTGGCCGAAGAGTTCACCCATCCCGATCCAGTTTTCATCGAGCGTGTCTACCGCGATATTGACGGCGCGTCGGCTTGGTGTGATGTGCGGCAGTCAACCATCACTGAAACCTGCACCGATATTGCCCGGCTGGCGCTGGATGATGCGCTTGTGTGGATTGATGAGCGCTATGGCACCGCGTTGGAAAGCCTGCGCTGGGGCGATGCGCATCAGGCCACACATGATCATCAGGTTTTGGGCGAGATCCCGGTGCTGCGCTATTTCGTGAACATTCGCCAGTCCACCTCCGGGGGCGACAACACGCTCTTGCGCGGGCGCACGGCGGGAGAGGGAGCCGATCCTTTCCACAACGTGCATGGGGCCGCCTATCGCGGGGTCTACGATTTCGCGGATCCAGATAGCAGCGTGTTCATCATTTCCACCGGCCAGTCGGGTCACTTCCTGAGCCGGCATTACGATGACCTGTCGCAGCTCTGGAGGCGGGGGGAGTATATTCCCATGTCGCTTGATGCAGATCTGGCAAGGGCGGCGTCTGTTGGGGTCACGCGGTTTCTGCCAGCCAAGTAG
- a CDS encoding ABC transporter ATP-binding protein codes for MLDSPLAKIENLQVRFATRQGVVKGVEDVSFDIFPGKTLCIVGESGSGKSVSALSLMRLVEFGGGEITGGRVLFEAEGAARDLTQAAADTMRHLRGNNIAMIFQEPMTALNPVFTVERQLTEGLRQHQGVSRKAARDRALELLQQVRLPEPERRLRQYPHELSGGMRQRVVIAMALACRPKLLIADEPTTALDVTTQAEILALINRLKVETNAAVLFITHDMAVVAQVADRVVVMQDGRKVEDGPVNDIFERPKAAYTKALLKAVPRLGQGSTVSKVTDSGPPLLEVKNLTTRFAVKGGMLRRTVAELHAVEDVSFSLQPGRTLALVGESGSGKSTVGRSILRLVEPTSGAVQFDGQDILALDAPGLRAARAGMQMIFQDPYASLNPQRRVADQVAEPLWNYAPMPRQDTEARVAELFDRVHLPRDLLQRYPHELSGGQRQRVAIARALALNPKLIVADEAVSALDVSVQAEILSLFRDLQADMGLSYLFISHDMAVVEQMSHEIAVMYLGRIVERGPRDAVLRDPRHSYTKALLSAVPVPDPKRRITDDELNFKPNPSPIHKIGHDPGPSIYEEVTPGHHVLISDSGYD; via the coding sequence ATGCTCGACAGTCCTCTTGCCAAGATCGAAAACCTGCAAGTGCGCTTTGCGACGAGGCAGGGTGTTGTTAAGGGGGTGGAGGATGTCTCCTTCGATATTTTCCCGGGCAAGACGCTCTGCATCGTCGGTGAATCCGGCTCAGGCAAATCGGTCTCGGCGCTTTCGCTGATGCGGCTGGTCGAGTTTGGTGGCGGAGAAATCACAGGCGGGCGGGTTCTGTTTGAGGCTGAAGGCGCAGCGCGGGACTTGACGCAAGCCGCTGCTGACACCATGCGCCATCTGCGTGGCAACAACATTGCGATGATCTTTCAGGAGCCGATGACCGCCCTCAACCCAGTGTTTACGGTGGAACGGCAACTCACCGAAGGTTTGCGGCAGCATCAAGGCGTGAGCCGCAAAGCCGCGCGTGACCGAGCGCTGGAATTGTTGCAGCAAGTGCGATTGCCAGAGCCGGAGCGGCGTCTGCGGCAATATCCGCATGAGCTTTCGGGTGGGATGCGCCAACGGGTGGTGATTGCCATGGCGCTGGCCTGTCGGCCCAAGCTGCTCATCGCGGATGAGCCGACCACGGCGCTTGATGTGACCACGCAGGCCGAGATCCTGGCGCTGATCAACCGGCTCAAGGTAGAAACCAACGCGGCGGTTCTGTTTATCACACATGACATGGCAGTGGTGGCCCAAGTGGCGGATCGTGTGGTGGTCATGCAGGATGGGCGCAAGGTTGAGGACGGTCCGGTCAACGACATCTTTGAGCGACCTAAAGCGGCCTACACCAAGGCGCTGCTCAAGGCTGTTCCGCGTCTGGGGCAGGGGAGTACTGTCTCAAAGGTCACAGATTCAGGTCCGCCGTTGCTTGAGGTCAAAAACCTCACCACCCGCTTTGCCGTGAAGGGGGGTATGCTGCGCCGCACGGTGGCTGAACTGCACGCGGTCGAGGACGTGTCTTTCTCGTTGCAACCGGGGCGCACACTGGCGCTGGTCGGCGAGTCGGGCAGTGGGAAATCCACTGTAGGCCGGTCCATCCTGCGGCTGGTGGAGCCGACATCCGGCGCGGTGCAGTTCGATGGGCAGGATATTCTGGCGCTGGATGCGCCGGGCCTGCGCGCGGCGCGAGCAGGCATGCAGATGATCTTTCAGGACCCTTATGCCAGCCTCAACCCGCAGCGCCGCGTGGCAGATCAGGTGGCCGAGCCGCTGTGGAACTACGCGCCCATGCCACGTCAAGACACGGAGGCCCGTGTTGCAGAGCTGTTTGACCGGGTGCACCTTCCGCGAGACCTTTTGCAGCGCTATCCGCATGAGCTTTCCGGAGGGCAACGTCAACGGGTCGCGATTGCACGTGCCTTGGCGTTGAACCCCAAGCTGATTGTGGCGGATGAGGCCGTCAGTGCCCTGGATGTCAGTGTGCAGGCTGAAATCCTGAGCCTTTTTCGGGACTTGCAGGCGGATATGGGGCTGTCCTATCTCTTCATCAGTCACGACATGGCCGTGGTGGAGCAGATGAGCCATGAGATTGCGGTCATGTATCTGGGGCGCATCGTCGAGCGTGGACCCCGCGACGCGGTGCTGCGCGATCCTCGTCATAGCTATACCAAAGCCTTGTTGAGCGCTGTGCCGGTCCCGGATCCAAAGCGGCGCATCACAGACGATGAGTTGAATTTCAAACCAAATCCCTCTCCTATACACAAGATCGGACATGATCCCGGCCCTTCGATTTACGAAGAGGTGACACCGGGGCATCATGTGCTGATCTCTGACAGCGGATATGACTGA
- a CDS encoding M20 aminoacylase family protein, with product MPVKNRFADLQDEITAWRRDIHANPELMFDTHRTSALVEEKLKDFGCDEVVTGVGRTGVVGVIKGRESGSGKVVGLRADMDALPIHEQTGLDYASKTDGKMHACGHDGHTAMLLGAAKYLAETRNFNGTAVVIFQPAEEGGGGGREMCEDGLMDRFGIQEVYGMHNWPGVPEGTFAIRPGPFFAATDKFDIVVDGKGGHAAKPQETVDPVVMTAQLVSALQTIVSRNADPIENAVVSVTSMETSSKTFNVIPSQVTLMGTVRTLSPAIRDLTERRMRALCENIGEAFGGTITLEYERNYPVMANHAEQTTFAAEAARAVTGKCEDAPLVMGGEDFAFMLEERPGAYILMGNGQTAPVHHPEYNFSDDAIPFGCSWWAEVVEQRMPAG from the coding sequence ATGCCCGTGAAAAACCGCTTTGCTGACCTGCAGGATGAAATCACCGCCTGGCGACGGGATATTCATGCAAATCCTGAGCTGATGTTTGACACGCATCGCACCAGCGCTTTGGTCGAGGAAAAGCTCAAAGACTTTGGCTGTGACGAGGTGGTGACTGGCGTTGGCCGCACCGGTGTGGTGGGCGTGATCAAGGGGCGCGAAAGCGGATCGGGCAAGGTTGTTGGTTTGCGTGCTGATATGGACGCACTGCCAATTCATGAGCAGACGGGATTGGACTATGCCTCTAAAACCGACGGCAAGATGCATGCCTGCGGGCATGACGGGCACACCGCGATGCTCTTGGGGGCGGCGAAGTACCTGGCGGAGACGCGAAATTTCAACGGCACGGCGGTGGTGATCTTTCAACCTGCCGAAGAGGGCGGCGGCGGCGGGCGCGAGATGTGCGAAGACGGATTGATGGACCGGTTTGGCATTCAGGAAGTTTACGGCATGCACAACTGGCCCGGCGTGCCGGAAGGGACGTTTGCCATTCGGCCGGGGCCGTTTTTCGCCGCCACCGACAAGTTTGATATCGTTGTGGACGGCAAAGGCGGACATGCCGCCAAACCGCAGGAGACGGTGGATCCTGTGGTGATGACCGCGCAACTGGTCAGCGCACTGCAGACCATTGTGAGCCGTAACGCTGATCCGATTGAGAACGCCGTGGTGTCGGTGACGTCGATGGAAACCTCGTCCAAAACCTTCAACGTCATTCCGTCACAGGTCACGCTGATGGGAACAGTGCGCACGCTCAGTCCGGCCATCCGCGACCTGACCGAGCGCCGCATGCGCGCGCTGTGTGAAAACATCGGCGAGGCCTTTGGCGGCACGATCACGCTGGAATACGAGCGCAACTATCCGGTGATGGCCAACCATGCCGAGCAGACCACCTTCGCCGCTGAAGCCGCAAGGGCGGTGACAGGAAAATGCGAAGACGCGCCGCTTGTGATGGGCGGCGAGGATTTTGCCTTCATGCTGGAGGAGCGACCCGGTGCCTATATCCTGATGGGCAATGGACAGACTGCCCCGGTGCATCACCCAGAATACAATTTCAGCGACGATGCCATCCCCTTTGGCTGCAGCTGGTGGGCGGAAGTGGTAGAGCAACGGATGCCAGCTGGCTGA